One bacterium BMS3Abin14 DNA segment encodes these proteins:
- the murA gene encoding UDP-N-acetylglucosamine 1-carboxyvinyltransferase yields the protein MSEKIMVEGGATLRGEVPVSGAKNAALPLMAASLLVPGEVVFENIPALRDVRTMIRLLEHLGVACEGDGTLSLDSSRASRWEAPYDLVKTMRASVLVLGPLLARFGKARVSQPGGCAIGARPINRHLAGLEALGATIRLEHGYVVAEADKLVGAEVVFEAPTVTGTENLVMAAVLAEGETTLVNAAREPEVVDLVNALNAMGARITGAGTGLVRIQGVTALMPARYRVLPDRIEAGTYLVAAGVTHGDITVKGCVPDHLRALIDRLEKAGLRIREGEDWVRASCENEIKAVDVRTDPYPGFPTDMQAQFMVLMAVARGLSTITEAIFEQRFMHVPELCRMGADITLSERRAVINGVPRLSGAPVMATDLRASASLVLAGLAGRKGVTEISRVYHLDRGYENLDRKLSAIGARIWRTRG from the coding sequence GTGTCTGAGAAGATAATGGTCGAGGGTGGAGCCACCCTGCGGGGAGAGGTGCCTGTCAGTGGAGCGAAGAACGCTGCCCTCCCGCTCATGGCAGCCAGCCTTCTTGTGCCGGGAGAGGTGGTCTTTGAAAACATCCCTGCCTTGAGGGACGTCCGTACCATGATCCGGCTTCTTGAACACCTCGGCGTTGCCTGCGAAGGTGATGGAACCCTGTCCCTGGATTCATCCCGCGCGTCCCGGTGGGAGGCGCCCTATGATCTGGTCAAGACGATGAGGGCCTCCGTCCTGGTGCTTGGCCCTCTCCTGGCCCGGTTCGGGAAGGCAAGGGTCTCCCAGCCGGGGGGGTGCGCAATCGGCGCCCGCCCCATCAACCGCCACTTGGCGGGGCTCGAGGCCCTGGGCGCCACCATCAGGCTGGAACACGGATACGTCGTTGCCGAAGCGGACAAGCTTGTTGGGGCCGAGGTGGTCTTTGAGGCGCCCACGGTTACCGGGACAGAAAACCTCGTTATGGCTGCCGTTCTGGCGGAGGGGGAGACTACCCTGGTTAATGCCGCGCGTGAGCCTGAGGTAGTGGACCTGGTCAACGCCCTGAATGCAATGGGGGCAAGGATTACCGGAGCGGGAACCGGCCTTGTCAGGATTCAAGGCGTCACGGCCCTGATGCCGGCCCGATACCGGGTGCTGCCTGATCGTATCGAGGCCGGGACATATCTTGTTGCCGCAGGGGTCACCCACGGGGACATCACTGTCAAAGGGTGCGTACCGGACCATCTCAGAGCGCTTATCGACAGGCTCGAAAAAGCCGGCCTGAGGATCCGGGAGGGGGAGGATTGGGTACGTGCGAGTTGTGAGAATGAAATAAAGGCAGTGGATGTCAGGACCGACCCCTATCCCGGGTTTCCCACCGACATGCAGGCGCAGTTCATGGTCCTCATGGCGGTGGCCAGGGGGCTTTCCACCATCACCGAGGCGATTTTCGAACAGAGGTTCATGCACGTGCCTGAACTATGCCGCATGGGCGCCGACATTACCCTGTCTGAACGAAGGGCCGTCATTAACGGGGTGCCCCGTCTTTCCGGCGCCCCGGTAATGGCAACGGATCTTCGGGCCAGCGCCTCCCTGGTGTTGGCTGGTCTGGCCGGCCGCAAGGGTGTTACCGAGATATCCCGTGTCTATCATCTTGACCGGGGCTATGAGAACCTGGACAGGAAATTGTCCGCCATCGGCGCCAGGATCTGGAGGACCCGTGGATAA